A single window of Oerskovia paurometabola DNA harbors:
- a CDS encoding molybdopterin molybdotransferase MoeA — MDPHALDQPSQAPVDRPRPDGSPRAGDGPAPAGTTVDEYRDHVLALVSPSSPEQVPLDELATAAPARRVLAHDVRSLLDVPRFDASAMDGYALRGADLSAATPDSPVTLRVVGDIAAAPSAAPGGPSSGLGAPGEAVRIMTGAPVPDGCDVVVPVERTSTRRFVPGAPLEERIEVYEPSRPNVRRRAEDVAVGDLVAAAGATTTPRLVSAAASAGHATLPVHRVPRVAVLSTGSELVPFGTAPGPGQIPDSNSLLLAACVRDAGGVPVRVGAVPDTAEALRAVLDDVAPHVDLIVTSGGVSAGAFDVVKEVLSGPYGEDHGASEVRLVAVGMQPGKPQAAARWRGTPLLGVPGNPVSAYVSFRAFVRPAVRRLAGHPEPVEPLVERVAAEGWRSPAGRQQFLPVRFVGADGVAPVGPGAHHVSALTRADAIAVVPPEVEAVGPGEVVRVMVIA; from the coding sequence ACGAGTACCGCGACCACGTCCTCGCGCTGGTCTCGCCGTCGTCCCCCGAGCAGGTCCCCCTCGACGAGCTCGCGACCGCCGCCCCCGCCCGGCGCGTGCTGGCCCACGACGTCCGCTCCCTCCTGGACGTCCCGCGCTTCGACGCCTCGGCCATGGACGGGTACGCGCTGCGCGGCGCGGACCTCTCGGCCGCGACCCCGGACTCCCCCGTCACGCTGCGCGTCGTGGGCGACATCGCGGCGGCACCCTCCGCCGCCCCCGGCGGCCCGTCGTCCGGCCTGGGCGCCCCCGGCGAAGCCGTCCGCATCATGACCGGCGCCCCGGTGCCGGACGGGTGCGACGTCGTCGTGCCCGTGGAGCGGACCTCGACGCGACGCTTCGTACCCGGTGCCCCGCTGGAGGAGCGGATCGAGGTCTACGAGCCGTCCAGGCCCAACGTCCGCCGCCGCGCCGAGGACGTCGCGGTCGGCGACCTCGTCGCCGCGGCGGGCGCCACGACGACCCCGCGGCTCGTCTCGGCCGCAGCCTCGGCAGGGCACGCGACCCTTCCGGTGCACCGCGTCCCTCGCGTCGCGGTCCTCTCGACGGGCAGCGAGCTCGTGCCGTTCGGCACCGCCCCCGGTCCGGGCCAGATCCCCGACTCCAACTCGCTCCTGCTCGCGGCGTGCGTGCGCGACGCGGGCGGCGTGCCGGTGCGCGTGGGCGCGGTCCCGGACACGGCCGAGGCGCTGCGCGCGGTGCTCGACGACGTCGCCCCCCACGTGGACCTGATCGTCACCTCGGGCGGAGTCAGCGCGGGCGCGTTCGACGTCGTCAAGGAGGTCCTGTCCGGCCCGTACGGCGAGGATCACGGGGCTTCGGAGGTGCGGCTCGTCGCGGTCGGGATGCAGCCCGGCAAGCCGCAGGCCGCCGCACGCTGGCGCGGCACTCCCCTGCTCGGCGTGCCCGGGAACCCGGTGAGCGCGTACGTGTCGTTCCGGGCGTTCGTGCGCCCGGCGGTGCGCCGCCTCGCGGGCCACCCGGAGCCCGTCGAGCCGCTCGTCGAGCGCGTCGCCGCCGAGGGCTGGCGCTCCCCCGCGGGGCGGCAGCAGTTCCTCCCGGTGCGCTTCGTCGGGGCCGACGGCGTCGCACCGGTCGGGCCCGGCGCGCACCACGTCTCGGCCCTGACCCGGGCCGACGCGATCGCGGTCGTACCGCCCGAGGTCGAGGCGGTTGGGCCGGGCGAGGTCGTGCGTGTCATGGTGATCGCATGA
- the moaC gene encoding cyclic pyranopterin monophosphate synthase MoaC produces MSEFTHLDERGHARMVDVTLKQPTVRSATATGVVRCGPHIVAALRSGEVPKGDVLAVARIAGIQGAKKTAELLPLAHIIGVHGAAVDLDVQDHGVEIRATVRTADRTGVEMEALTAVAVAGLAVVDMVKGLDKSVELTDVRLQSKTGGKSGEWVRPV; encoded by the coding sequence ATGAGCGAGTTCACCCACCTCGACGAGCGCGGCCACGCCCGCATGGTCGACGTCACCCTCAAGCAGCCGACCGTCCGTTCCGCGACCGCGACCGGCGTCGTCCGGTGCGGTCCGCACATCGTCGCGGCGCTGCGGTCCGGCGAGGTCCCCAAGGGCGACGTGCTCGCGGTCGCGCGCATCGCGGGCATTCAGGGAGCCAAGAAGACGGCCGAGCTGCTGCCGCTCGCGCACATCATCGGGGTGCACGGCGCGGCCGTAGACCTCGACGTCCAGGACCACGGCGTCGAGATCCGCGCGACCGTGCGCACCGCGGACCGCACGGGGGTCGAGATGGAGGCGCTCACCGCGGTCGCGGTCGCGGGGCTCGCGGTCGTCGACATGGTCAAGGGGCTCGACAAGTCGGTCGAGCTCACCGACGTCCGCCTCCAGTCCAAGACGGGCGGCAAGTCGGGCGAGTGGGTGCGCCCGGTGTGA
- the mobA gene encoding molybdenum cofactor guanylyltransferase: MSGPLFDAVVLAGGRARRLGTSKPQLVVAGARLLDHVLTATRDARATVVVGPDDLASEAYVLTREDPPFGGPVAGTAAGLAALPDGAVPWVLLLACDVPRAAEAVPLLVAAATGTAAGHGEIDGVHLAHDGRDQWLVGLYRREALDDAVARLEGDPAQGGLAGAPVRRLVSGMQLTRVEDVDGLSADVDTWQDAETYTLRRARFGTGDPHGPSGGTA; encoded by the coding sequence GTGAGCGGGCCCCTGTTCGACGCGGTCGTGCTCGCGGGCGGGCGGGCGCGGCGGCTCGGCACGTCCAAGCCGCAGCTCGTCGTCGCGGGCGCGCGCCTGCTCGACCACGTGCTCACCGCGACCCGCGACGCCCGGGCGACGGTCGTCGTCGGGCCCGACGACCTGGCGTCCGAGGCGTACGTCCTCACGCGCGAGGACCCGCCGTTCGGCGGTCCGGTCGCGGGGACCGCGGCGGGCCTCGCCGCACTGCCCGACGGCGCAGTGCCCTGGGTCCTGCTCCTCGCCTGCGACGTGCCGCGGGCCGCGGAGGCCGTGCCGCTGCTCGTGGCGGCCGCCACCGGCACCGCCGCCGGTCACGGGGAGATCGACGGCGTGCACCTCGCGCACGACGGGCGGGACCAGTGGCTCGTCGGGCTGTACCGGCGCGAGGCGCTGGACGACGCCGTGGCCCGGCTCGAGGGCGACCCCGCGCAGGGCGGCCTCGCGGGTGCTCCTGTGCGCCGACTCGTCTCGGGGATGCAACTCACCCGTGTCGAGGACGTGGACGGTCTGAGCGCCGACGTGGACACGTGGCAGGATGCGGAGACGTACACGCTGCGGCGCGCGCGGTTCGGCACTGGCGACCCGCACGGACCA